A DNA window from Arachis duranensis cultivar V14167 chromosome 3, aradu.V14167.gnm2.J7QH, whole genome shotgun sequence contains the following coding sequences:
- the LOC107482171 gene encoding cyclic dof factor 4-like: MAPLEKTGEEREGIKLFGITITLHAAERKEDEKSSNGSEEDDDHDHGEDQEEMMKKPNKIIACPRCKSMETKFCYFNNYNVNQPRHFCKACHRYWTAGGALRNVPVGAGRRKGKLPSPAAARHGGAICDSSSTVQKFGLDDEEGLVLDEWDVATVIHGGFRQLFHQSSKRRRTSSEDAQPC; the protein is encoded by the coding sequence ATGGCTCCACTAGAAAAAActggagaagaaagagaagggattAAACTGTTTGGCATAACGATCACGTTGCATGCAgcagaaagaaaagaagatgagaAAAGCAGCAATGGTAGCGAAGAAGATGATGATCATGATCATggagaagatcaagaagagatGATGAAGAAACCAAACAAGATCATAGCATGTCCAAGATGCAAGAGCATGGAAACCAAGTTTTGTTACTTCAATAACTACAACGTTAATCAGCCTAGGCATTTCTGCAAGGCCTGCCACAGGTATTGGACTGCCGGAGGGGCCCTTCGCAACGTCCCGGTCGGTGCAGGCCGCCGAAAGGGTAAGCTGCCGTCCCCTGCCGCCGCTCGTCACGGTGGCGCCATCTGTGATTCATCATCCACTGTTCAGAAATTTGGATTAGATGATGAAGAGGGGTTGGTTTTGGACGAGTGGGATGTTGCCACCGTCATTCACGGTGGTTTCCGGCAGCTTTTTCATCAGTCGTCTAAACGGCGGAGGACGAGCTCTGAGGATGCTCAACCTTGttaa
- the LOC107482243 gene encoding protein SCAR3, with protein MPLVRLQVRNEFGLGQPELYREANREDPKAVLDGVAVAGLVGILRQLGDLADFAAEVFHGLQEQVMTTASRSRRLMVRVQNIEASLPPLEKAVLAQTSHIHFAYTSGCEWHPRIKTARNHFIYNDLPHFIMDSYEECHDPPRLHFLDKFDTGGPGSCFKRYSDPAFFKKASADSDEIYSEKTEKARKSHKNKKKRSSRKNGELSRREQMHSNRSRMQFISPTANGQLSSSQSATTIDMKMKSDMEVRSSSFDSKAGAGYIECVFHPSYSVQSNEQDHREPPSSRPTQKTAAFRSVSPLIDDSVSHGSLEKKIGSSSSCVTWDQKEDIVESTSQASVKDNTPERIQEKHDYDVLANEDVNIPNVDCHDILFDEESNQKPDYSRVQTDDVDSEPDSYVDALNTIESETVESELENEFAYETKPEEQEFTHPVMHGRIENEVSEAPPNIFNNDLCDAVTQNGYIVSLNKETGRDFPEAPQENHHLRSEPHEPEVASVSPSDVIDGEEMIGDTDSLNKEIFSNLSDSLQDPSVRSDPHESDLGPLSLSNVPDGHEMTSEAVSLNKETFGNIPGSPQKIASVGSVSDVSNLASMDQLDFPASDEMTNVADSHSFESPICEQVPLTRESSVLDHPICTDSFIGSHTAKDTVSVDDTVSAHLEVDTSLSDSKSSNLAEEVGRIDSNNCKSEEAPRESSSDRSVRFWTNGGLLGLEPSKPPDFNTSSSLSQGSLPTKSEVDVGSHNKSMQKSNGYKMGQDLPDEVVERILKESSSRCLTSNHNDDQACISSKNSGSSQPSNVCSQTERNALGEIRVSSPGNVLPSGPEPNHGNSENSSRVFGLGHRLLLNSFQRKVSLDERSATSNSLKSILLDESVQNGIAKQSLPEATVKEKANPGYPIDSLPPSPPLEHMKISFHPVSGHETSKLKLKFPEGSNHREHIRDMFPSFQLVPESSIPLDDAGSHSDGDDTFCRSSPYLSDDCLSPHSDDNSDQWESEETPESSDHGVYDSPHRRSSSESMLSTKEHGGLSHDATNVEPYLSVPSLDFPSFENVNPVLERESSKQSQDNNAVVLRSNPESAPPPPRPPPPPPTQWRVSKPQLDTTNGTQHYVSEDSEHIHDGSLPQSTLFQQSRLARVEQMQINDDNYHSQDSIIHKLKDKLDMPKLKSPREINQLRAAKGMDEREDFLHQIRAKSMNLRRTATEKQNNATAMGPAASDKVSAILEKANAIRQVVASDDGEDDDDDDTWSDS; from the exons atgccactGGTGAGGTTGCAGGTGAGGAATGAGTTTGGTTTGGGGCAGCCTGAGCTCTACAGAGAGGCCAACAGGGAAGACCCTAAGGCGGTGCTTGATGGTGTCGCTGTTGCTGGCCTTGTTGGGATCTTGAGGCAACTTGGTGATCTTGCTGA TTTCGCAGCAGAGGTTTTTCATGGTTTGCAGGAACAAGTAATGACAACTGCTTCTAGGAGCCGTAGATTGATGGTTCGTGTTCAAAACATTGAGGCTTCCTTACCGCCATTGGAGAAGGCTGTATTGGCACAAACAAGTCACATACATTTTGCTTATACATCTG GTTGTGAGTGGCATCCACGCATAAAAACTGCTCGAAATCATTTCATTTACAATGACTTGCCGCATTTTATAATGGATTCATATGAAGAATGCCATGATCCTCCACGCCTGCATTTTCTTGATAA ATTCGATACTGGTGGCCCCGGATCTTGTTTTAAGAGATATTCAGATCCAGCCTTCTTCAAGAAAGCATCAGCAGATTCAGATGAGATATACTCTGAGAAAACTGAAAAGGCTAGAAAAAGCCATAAAAACAAG AAGAAAAGGTCTTCACGGAAGAATGGAGAACTTTCGAGGCGTGAACAGATGCATAGCAACAGGAGCAG aatgcaatttatttctccTACTGCCAATGGGCAACTCTCTTCCTCACAATCAGCCACCACAATAGATATGAAAATGAAATCAGATATGGAAGTTCGTTCAAGTTCTTTTGATTCAAAGGCTGGTGCTGGCTACATTGAATGTGTTTTCCATCCAAGCTACTCTGTGCAATCTAATGAGCAGGATCATAGGGAACCACCCTCTTCAAGGCCAACACAGAAAACCGCCGCTTTTCGGTCAGTGTCTCCTCTTATAGATGATAGTGTTTCACATGGTtcattggaaaaaaaaattgggtcTAGTTCATCTTGTGTTACTTGGGATCAAAAGGAAGACATAGTGGAATCCACAAGTCAAGCTTCTGTTAAAGATAATACTCCTGAGAGGATTCAGGAAAAGCATGACTATGATGTGCTTGCAAATGAGGATGTTAACATACCAAATGTTGATTGTCATGATATCCTATTTGATGAAGAAAGCAACCAAAAACCAGACTACAGCAGGGTTCAAACAGATGATGTTGACAGTGAACCTGATAGTTATGTGGATGCTCTTAACACTATCGAATCAGAAACAGTTGAATCAGAACTTGAAAATGAGTTTGCTTATGAAACAAAACCCGAGGAGCAGGAGTTCACCCATCCTGTTATGCACGGGAGGATTGAAAATGAAGTTTCGGAAGCTCCACCTAATATATTCAACAATGATTTATGTGATGCTGTTACTCAAAATGGGTATATAGTTTCCTTGAATAAAGAAACAGGAAGGGATTTCCCTGAAGCACCTCAAGAAAATCATCATCTAAGATCAGAACCACATGAACCAGAAGTGGCATCGGTGAGTCCATCAGATGTTATTGATGGTGAAGAAATGATTGGAGACACGGATTCCctaaataaagaaatattcaGCAATTTGTCTGACTCGTTGCAAGATCCTTCTGTCAGATCAGACCCACATGAATCAGATTTGGGACCTTTGAGCCTATCAAATGTTCCAGATGGCCATGAAATGACCAGTGAAGCCGTTTCATTAAACAAAGAAACTTTCGGGAATATCCCTGGTTCACCACAAAAGATTGCTTCTGTGGGATCAGTGTCAGATGTGTCTAATTTGGCCTCTATGGATCAGCTGGATTTTCCAGCTAGTGATGAAATGACAAATGTAGCTGATTCTCATTCCTTTGAGAGCCCCATCTGTGAACAGGTTCCTCTCACACGTGAAAGTTCTGTTTTGGATCACCCGATATGCACAGATTCCTTCATTGGGTCTCATACTGCGAAAGATACAGTCTCGGTCGATGATACTGTCTCAGCCCACCTTGAAGTTGATACGTCACTTTCTGATTCTAAAAGCTCTAATTTAGCAGAAGAAGTGGGCAGGATTGACAGCAATAATTGCAAATCTGAAGAGGCTCCTAGAGAGTCTTCTAGTGACCGTTCAGTGAGATTCTGGACAAATGGTGGATTGCTAGGACTTGAACCATCCAAACCTCCTGACTTCAACACGTCTAGTTCCTTAAGTCAAGGTTCTTTGCCCACAAAAAGTGAGGTGGATGTCGGTTCACATAATAAATCTATGCAAAAAAGCAATGGTTATAAAATGGGACAGGATTTACCAGACGAGGTTGTTGAAAGGATTTTAAAGGAATCAAGTTCTAGATGCTTAACATCAAACCACAATGATGATCAGGCTTGCATCTCATCAAAGAACTCTGGCAGTTCTCAGCCGAGTAATGTATGCAGTCAAACTGAGAGGAATGCTTTGGGGGAGATAAGGGTAAGTTCCCCTGGAAATGTTCTCCCATCTGGCCCTGAACCCAATCATGGCAACAGTGAAAACTCATCACGGGTGTTTGGACTTGGTCATAGATTGTTACTAAATAGTTTTCAACGTAAAGTTTCTCTTGATGAAAGATCTGCgacttctaattctctgaaatctaTTTTATTGGACGAGAGCGTACAAAATGGCATTGCAAAGCAGTCACTTCCTGAGGCAACTGTCAAAGAGAAAGCTAATCCCGGATATCCTATAGATTCTCTTCCTCCTTCGCCGCCGCTCGAACATATGAAGATATCCTTCCATCCGGTTAGTGGACATGAAACCTCCAAACTAAAACTGAAATTTCCTGAAGGCAGTAATCATCGTGAACATATAAGGGATATGTTTCCGTCATTCCAGTTGGTACCAGAGTCTTCCATTCCTCTAGATGATGCAGGCTCTCACTCTGATGGCGATGACACTTTTTGTAGATCTTCTCCTTATTTATCGGATGATTGTCTTAGCCCCCACTCCGATGATAATTCAGATCAGTGGGAATCCGAGGAAACTCCCGAAAGCAGTGACCATGGGGTATATGATTCTCCTCACAGAAGGTCATCAAGTGAATCTATGCTAAGTACAAAAGAACACGGTGGACTTTCCCATGACGCTACGAATGTCGAACCTTATTTATCTGTGCCTTCACTTGATTTCCCAAGTTTTGAAAATGTAAATCCTGTACTTGAGAGAGAAAGTAGTAAGCAGTCCCAAGACAATAATGCTGTTGTGCTCCGAAGTAATCCTGAGTCTGCACCGCCACCTCCACGACCACCGCCTCCTCCGCCAACACAATGGAGGGTCTCAAAACCACAGTTGGATACAACAAATGGGACACAACATTATGTGTCTGAAGATTCGGAGCATATTCATGATGGAAGTCTTCCACAGTCTACTCTGTTCCAGCAATCTAGGCTCGCCAGGGTTGAGCAAATGCAAATTAACGACGACAATTACCACTCTCAGGACAGCATTATACATAAGTTGAAGGATAAG CTGGATATGCCGAAGCTGAAGAGTCCGAGGGAAATAAATCAGTTGAGAGCTGCAAAGGGAATGGATGAAAGAGAAGATTTCCTACATCAAATCAGAGCAAAA TCGATGAACCTGAGGCGGACAGCAACAGAAAAGCAGAATAATGCAACCGCCATGGGTCCTGCCGCCAGCGACAAAGTTTCAGCAATTTTGGAGAAAGCTAATGCAATCCGTCAG GTGGTTGCTAGTGAtgatggagaagatgatgatgatgatgatacttGGAGTGACTCCTAA
- the LOC107482151 gene encoding uncharacterized protein LOC107482151, with the protein MTTGSRGRSIGPTICHGPKSEPGPSFYYALCRCSDDIDNARDGLFLQCFRVGFPSTIARLHQTPILVHRIYPRSLSPCMTARGRPTHRSRLKPESIGFKSGRNIYDHRVIKVYGWVGDLHKDEDQTVQLKGRGESDLRSVRSSQASASAKSWDRLANPQEQMGERQVARQEGQDQDKGADVYGVNGEKHSNIFGSKDDGTANHKKEKKEEATPQNQQASESVSMGNVKEAKGKDKAEYNVEESNRIPRKHKERSGPSIRRTFITERGAWPFTNQGPNRNRQQARSGPIEEERNLTIRELLKEFNKNMVEEKRKKIIEEGEEEAHQRNKMDIDGLMKQYKINERESEQKGKQIVTESEGGFYYVELAEEEEEIEQKNSKAIVVAREYETELVQRMERKLQLKRGREENPLEQTAGLGMEEEEATQMWRANKKNKWSRKETEEGAHEEGPQIRLDLEDSMAEEAGLHMPPTQP; encoded by the exons ATGACGACAGGTAGCAGAG GCAGGTCCATCGGACCAACAATTTGTCATGGTCCTAAATCCGAACCAGGTCCCTCCTTCTACTACGCCCTCTGCAGATGCAGCGACGACATCGACAATGCCCGTGATGGGTTGTTCCTCCAATGCTTCCGGGTAGGATTTCCCTCCACCATCGCCC GTTTGCACCAAACCCCAATACTTGTACACAGGATATATCCGAGGTCATTAAGTCCATGTATGACCGCCCGTGGCCGACCTACACACAGATCTCGGCTGAAACCAGAGAGCATTGGTTTTAAAAGTGGACG GAATATTTATGACCACCGGGTCATCAAAGTATACGGGTGGGTTGGCGACCTTCATAAAGACGAAGACCAGACTG TTCAGCTGAAAGGCAGAGGGGAGTCAGACCTAAGAAGTGTGAGAAGCTCTCAAGCAAGTGCCTCTGCCAAATCTTGGGACAGATTAGCAAATCCACAAGAACAAATGGGGGAGAGACAAGTGGCAAGACAAGAAGGGCAAGATCAAGATAAAGGGGCTGATGTTTATGGAGTGAATGGTGAGAAGCACAGTAACATCTTTGGTTCAAAAGATGATGGGACAGCAAatcacaaaaaagaaaagaaggaagaggcTACCCCACAAAACCAGCAGGCCAGTGAGTCAGTATCAATGGGAAACGTGAAGGAGGCCAAAGGAAAAGACAAGGCAGAATACAACGTGGAAGAGAGCAACAGGATTCCTAGGAAGCATAAAGAAAGAAGTGGGCCAAGCATAAGAAGAACATTCATTACAGAAAGAGGGGCATGGCCTTTCACTAACCAGGGGCCCAATAGAAATAGACAACAGGCTAGAAGTGGGCcaattgaagaagaaaggaacCTTACCATTAGAGAATTATTGAAGGAGTTCAACAAAAACATGGTggaagaaaaaaggaagaaaatcatagaagaaggagaagaggaggCCCACCAGAGAAACAAAATGGACATAGATGGATTAATgaaacaatataaaataaatgaaagagaGTCAGAACAGAAAGGCAAGCAGATAGTCACTGAGAGCGAAGGAGGTTTCTATTACGTAGAActagcagaagaagaagaggaaatagAGCAGAAGAACAGCAAAGCAATTGTAGTAGCCAGAGAATACGAAACAGAACTTGTTCAAAGAATGGAGAGAAAATTACAGCttaaaagaggaagagaagagaaCCCACTGGAGCAGACTGCAGGATTGGggatggaagaagaggaagccACGCAGATGTGGAGGgccaacaagaagaacaaatgGAGCAGAAAAGAAACAGAAGAAGGAGCTCATGAGGAAGGACCACAAATCAGACTTGACTTGGAAGACTCAATGGCTGAGGAGGCGGGCCTACACATGCCCCCAACTCAACCATGA
- the LOC107482150 gene encoding uncharacterized protein LOC107482150, translating to MSIISWNCRGVAAPATVSELHSMCKQLKPAIVFLMETRARESTIKKLKRRLHFEHVFHIELRGLSGGLCLLWNEIYNINIYFWNDNHIKTHIDDRKGRIWECNFIYGNPCFERRKEQWRAITENNINKGEPQLFIGDFNDILSQEEKIGLHPKPQSQVREFRKFVDMNYLMDLDIKGGRFTWFENPRNGFITRERIDRALVNWEWRVLYQQASLKALPAISSDHCPLVLVINQVQKVEKSFKFEAFWTDHEECENIVRKGWEKENVQGCAWKGITTRMENCKEELTKWSRRTIKRADKEIHKLKEELKKLQDSNLTR from the coding sequence ATGAGCATAATAAGCTGGAACTGCCGCGGGGTAGCGGCTCCCGCGACAGTTTCTGAACTGCACAGCATGTGCAAGCAACTGAAGCCCGCAATAGTGTTTCTAATGGAGACTAGAGCTAGAGAAAGTACTATTAAGAAGTTAAAAAGAAGATTACATTTTGAGCATGTATTTCACATAGAACTCCGGGGGCTGTCCGGAGGGCTATGCCTTTTGTGGaatgaaatatataatattaatatttacttCTGGAATGATAACCATATAAAAACTCATATTGATGATAGAAAAGGAAGAATATGGGAGTGCAATTTCATATACGGAAACCCATGTTTTGAAAGGAGAAAAGAGCAATGGAGAGCTATCACAGAGAACAACATCAACAAAGGGGAACCACAACTATTCATTGGGGATTTCAATGACATTTTAAgccaagaagagaaaataggCCTACATCCAAAGCCACAAAGTCAGGTAAGAGAATTCAGGAAGTTTGTAGATATGAACTATCTTATGGACTTAGATATTAAAGGAGGAAGATTCACATGGTTCGAAAATCCGAGGAATGGATTTATCACAAGGGAGAGGATAGATAGGGCATTAGTCAATTGGGAATGGAGAGTCTTATATCAGCAGGCATCACTCAAAGCTTTGCCAGCTATTAGTTCAGATCATTGCCCATTAGTGCTGGTCATAAATCAGGTTCAAAAGGTAGAGAAGAGCTTCAAATTTGAGGCATTTTGGACTGATCATGAGGAGTGCGAGAATATAGTGAGAAAGGGATGGGAAAAGGAAAACGTCCAAGGATGCGCCTGGAAAGGAATTACAACAAGAATGGAAAATTGCAAAGAGGAGCTTACGAAGTGGAGCAGGAGGACAATAAAACGAGCAGACAAAGAAATTCACAAGCTAAAGGAGGAGCTAAAGAAGCTACAAGATTCAAATTTAACCAGATAA